GTTGCTGCGATCGGTGTCGTAGGCCGACACGGTGATGCCAGGCGTGTGGCGCATTACGTCGTCAACGCTGTCGAGGGCGAAGTCATCCATGTGCTGGCGCGTGACGACACTGATGGACTGCGGCGTTTCACGGGGCGTAAGCACCAGGCGCGTGGCCGTGGCGATGGTGCCCGGGGTGTAGGAACCGGTGCCTTCGGTGACGGTGCCCAACTGGTTGCTGATCACCGTGGTGGTGCCCAGTTGCAAGGCCGCGCCGGGTTGCTCGGTGCGGGTCAGCATCACTGCGTTGGGGCCGTTGCTCTCGAAACTCAGGGGCGTGCCTTTGAGCAATTGGGCCAATGCCTCCAGGGCGGTCATGCGACCGCTGACGCCGGGCGATTCGACGCCCTGGGCCAGCTCTGCCGCGTAGGCAATCTGCAGCCCGCTCTGCACACTCAATTGATCCAGGGCATTGACCAGCGACTGCCGCGCGATGGCAAAGCTACGGGTGTCCGCCGCTTCGCGAGTGGCCGGCTGGCCCGCCGGTTCCACGGCAACGGCGTGGCTGCACGCCAGGCAGATGGCGAGCGCCAGAATGCTGCGCGCATGGGTCGGATTGAGTGCTGGAAAGTGCATGTGAGCCCCGTTATAAATAGGAATGATTTGCAAAGGCAAAGTTCTTGACGGGTTGAACCTTCGAAAGCCGTAAAACTTTTTTCGACGGTATCGGTGCTCGGTGTCAGCGGATAACCAGGATGCCGCCGGGCAGGCGCTGGACCTGGGTGGACGTGACTTTGCTCAGCGCCTGGACGATCGCCAGCGGGTCATCCAATTGGTAATTGCCGCTGACGCGCTCACTGGCGGCGGCATCGTTGAATAACAGGATCGGCGCCGGGTAATACCGCTGGATCTCTTCCAGTACCTGCGCCAGTGGCGCGTTCTGGAACGACAGCCGCCCGTTGATCCAGGCCATCTGCCGTTCACTGCCTTCCAGGGACAACGGTTGCAGTTGTCCATCGCGCAATTGTTGCCAGTTGCCCGCGTGCAGCAGGCTTTGTTCGCCCTTGCGGTTGGCGAAGCGCACTTGGCCCTGGCGCACGGCGACGGTGACGCTCGCGTCGCGCTGGCTGACGCTCAATTGCGTGCCGACCACGGTCACGCTGGCCTCGGCAGTCTCGATGCTCAGGGGGCGGTTTGCGTCATGGGCGGCTTCGACGTAAAGCTCGCCGCGCAGCAGCTTGATGCGTCGATGGCCGCCGTCGAAGGCGGTGCTGATTGCGCTGTGGCTGCCCAGCACGATGTGTGAGCCGTCTTCGAGGTCAAAGCGTTCCAGCTGGGCGATGTCGGTCATGTGATCGGCTTGCAGGCGCATGGGCACGTCGGCCATCCAGCCGATGCCCAGTGCGAGCAACACCGCAGCGGCGGTGGCCATCAAACGCATCCTGGGAGGCTTGGCGGCGAGTGGGGCAGGGGGTAATTCAAGGTCGACGGCGAGGTCTTTCAAGGCCTGCTCGAAGGCGCGGTTTTCCCACAGCGTCTCCAGTTCGCTGTACGCGCTGGCATGCCGGGGATCGGCAGCGCGCCACTGCTCAAAGCGCTGGCGGGTGATGAGGTTGCGCGCCATCTCATCGCGCTGGGCGAACCAGTCGGCCGCCTGTTCACGCACGGTGTCGGGAGTGTCTGGATGATCAATCATGGTAGGTCGTTTGCTTGACGCAGGCAGTGAGGGCTTGGCGCAGGTCTTTTTCCACCGTACTCAACGACACTTGCAGGCGCTGGGCGATCTCGCCTTGGGACAGGTCGTGCAATCGATGCAATACCAGGATTTGTTGCTGGCGTTTGGGCAAGGTAGCGAGCACCTGTTGAAACTGCTGCAGTTGCTGTTGGCCCTGGGCCTGGCTCTCCGGTCCGGGTGCCAGGGTAGGCACCAGGGCCACCAGGTTTTCGGCCAAATGGCACTCATAGCGCCTTTTACTGCGCACACTGCGCAAATGGTCAAAGGCCAGGTACTGCGCGGTTTGATAAAGAAACGGCTTCAAGTGTTCGATGGGGCGGGCGTATAGCGCCTTGGCCACCTTCAGGTAGGTTTCCTGGGCAAGGTCCTCTGCCTGGCTCGAACAGCCGACGACGCGCGACAGCATACGGATTAACGCACTGCGCTGCCCGATAAAAACGGCGCTGAGTTTTTCCTGATCCCCTGGCGTCCCCGTCTCCATGGCCCCGATACCCTGATGCTGCAGTGTGCGAATAGCGGGCATACTAATGAGAAGTCGTCTCATTTGAAAGGGCTCATGCCTGGCGCGGTATTCTTGCTCTGGCTACGCCTTGATCAGGTTAGTGCTCATCAAGTTGCGTCAGCCTGAATTGGCATAGGGAGGGGCTATTTCCGCTTACTGTTTCTTTGAATCGATGCTTATGGTTTTTCCAGCGGTTCAGGTATGAACCCCTGCTCCCTGAGTGACTTGATCACACCTCGAATTAGATATTGTTAGAAAATCCGATTGTGTACTGCCTCGCGCCTGCGCTTAGCATGCGCTAAACATTATCTGGAATTCAGCCTTAAGCTAACTCGAAAATGAGCAATCCCCTCGGTTCAATTATTTGTCGAGGATACAAAGAGGGAAGGTATAGGGGGATACAAGGAGAGATTGCCAGAAACAAGAAAGCCCGCACTAGGCGGGCTTCTTGAGGTGATTCATAGACTGCTGTAGACATCTATGGATCGGTACTTGGTGGCTACACAGGGACTTGAACCCCGGACCCCAGCATTATGAATGCTATGCTCTAACCAACTGAGCTATGTAGCCAAGTGGCGCGCATTATTCGCGTAGAACGGGAATGCGTCAAGCGTTTTTGTTTAAATTTTTTCTACGCTTTCAACTGTTTAACTGAAACGGCCGTTTTTGGGGCGTCGAGCCTTGTTCAATCAGAGCGCCAGCGCCCAGGACAGAGAGGGGCCGTCAGCTCCCATGCGGGATACCGTCGCGCGGGTAAAAATGGCACATTGTTATGTCTTTGCACCTGTGCATTCCCCTGTTGTACGGAAACGTTCCCATGGCTTTGAGCAACTCCCCCGCCACCGGGCAAACCAGCCCGTTGGTCATGCGCATTATTGGCGCGGTGGCGCTGGCGCATTTGATCAATGACTTGATTCAGTCGGTGCTGCCCTCCATCTACCCGATGCTCAAGGCCAACTACGGTCTGACATTTACCCAGGTTGGGCTGATTACCCTGACGTTCCAGTTGACCGCGTCGCTGCTGCAACCGTGGGTGGGGTACTACACAGACCGTCACCCGAAACCGTTCCTGTTGCCGTGCGGCATGATCTGCACCCTGGTGGGGATCTTGATGATGTCCCAGGTCGGCAGCTTCCCGCTGATTCTGTTGGCGGCAGGGTTGATCGGCGTTGGCTCCTCGACCTTCCACCCTGAAGCCTCCCGCGTAGCGCGGCTGGCTTCGGGCGGGCGCTACGGCCTGGCGCAGTCGACGTTTCAGGTCGGCGGCAATGCCGGCTCGGCGTTTGGGCCCTTGCTGGCGGCGGCAATCATCATTCCCTTTGGCCAGGGCAACGTCGCGTGGTTTGCCCTGTTTGCGATCTTCGCCTTAGGGGTGCTGTATGCCATCAGCCGTTGGTATCGCAATCACTTGAATCTGTTCAAGCTCAAGGCTGGCCAGGCGGCGAATCACGGACTCTCGAAAAAACGCGTGATGAGCGCGCTGGTGGTCTTGGGGCTGTTGGTGTTTTCCAAATACTTCTACATGGCGAGTATCACCAGTTACTTCACCTTCTACCTGATCGAGAAGTTCGATTTGTCCGTCGCCAGTTCACAGTTGCATTTGTTTCTGTTCCTCGGGGCGGTGGCGGCGGGCACGTTCTTTGGTGGGCCGATTGGTGACAGGATCGGGCGTAAGGCAGTGATCTGGTTTTCGATCCTGGGCGCCGCGCCGTTCACCTTGTTGATGCCCCACATGGACTTGTTCTGGACCAGTGTGCTCAGTGTGATTATCGGCTTTGTACTCGCCTCGGCGTTTTCGGCGATTGTGGTGTATGCGCAGGAGTTGGTGCCG
The genomic region above belongs to Pseudomonas sp. S35 and contains:
- a CDS encoding MFS transporter, giving the protein MALSNSPATGQTSPLVMRIIGAVALAHLINDLIQSVLPSIYPMLKANYGLTFTQVGLITLTFQLTASLLQPWVGYYTDRHPKPFLLPCGMICTLVGILMMSQVGSFPLILLAAGLIGVGSSTFHPEASRVARLASGGRYGLAQSTFQVGGNAGSAFGPLLAAAIIIPFGQGNVAWFALFAIFALGVLYAISRWYRNHLNLFKLKAGQAANHGLSKKRVMSALVVLGLLVFSKYFYMASITSYFTFYLIEKFDLSVASSQLHLFLFLGAVAAGTFFGGPIGDRIGRKAVIWFSILGAAPFTLLMPHMDLFWTSVLSVIIGFVLASAFSAIVVYAQELVPGNVGMIAGVFFGLMFGFGGIGAALLGHLADIHGIEYVYTLCSYLPLFGLLAIFLPRTKKV
- a CDS encoding RNA polymerase sigma factor — its product is METGTPGDQEKLSAVFIGQRSALIRMLSRVVGCSSQAEDLAQETYLKVAKALYARPIEHLKPFLYQTAQYLAFDHLRSVRSKRRYECHLAENLVALVPTLAPGPESQAQGQQQLQQFQQVLATLPKRQQQILVLHRLHDLSQGEIAQRLQVSLSTVEKDLRQALTACVKQTTYHD
- a CDS encoding FecR domain-containing protein, producing MIDHPDTPDTVREQAADWFAQRDEMARNLITRQRFEQWRAADPRHASAYSELETLWENRAFEQALKDLAVDLELPPAPLAAKPPRMRLMATAAAVLLALGIGWMADVPMRLQADHMTDIAQLERFDLEDGSHIVLGSHSAISTAFDGGHRRIKLLRGELYVEAAHDANRPLSIETAEASVTVVGTQLSVSQRDASVTVAVRQGQVRFANRKGEQSLLHAGNWQQLRDGQLQPLSLEGSERQMAWINGRLSFQNAPLAQVLEEIQRYYPAPILLFNDAAASERVSGNYQLDDPLAIVQALSKVTSTQVQRLPGGILVIR